DNA from Lactobacillus johnsonii:
TGAAAATCAACTATTTGAAGAAACTGTGCTTAAAGACGTGATGTTTGGTCCACTTAATTTTGGCTTTTCAGAACAAAAGGCAAAAGAGCAAGCAGTAGAGTGGATAAAAAAAGTAGGTCTTTCTGAAGATATGATGGATAAATCTCCTTTTGAACTTTCTGGAGGTCAAATGCGTCGCGTAGCAATTGCAGGTGTGATGGCATATGAACCAGAAATTTTATGTCTTGATGAACCTGCAGCTGGACTGGATCCTGAAGGACAGAAGCAAATGTTTGAGATATTTAAGGATTACCAACGAGCTGGCCATACAGTTATTCTAATTTCACATAATATGGACGATATTAGTGAATATGCAGATGATATGTTAGTCCTTGATCATGGTCATTTAATAAAACATGCTAGTCCACAAGAGATTTTTTCTGATCAGGAGTGGGTAAAAAAACACTATCTCGATGAACCCGCAACTAGTAGACTAACTCGGGAGCTACAAAAAGGTGGTTTTCAATTCTCTGAGATGCCGCTAACTATTGAGTCGTTAGTAAGTAAAGTTGTAAATGAGCTAAAGAAGAAGGGAGCTAATTAACTGTTAACCAAAATATAGAAATCTATAGAAGATTAGGCTTATTTAGAAAGCTAAACATGGAAAATAAGCTTTAATTCAATACTTACTTGTTTTGCTTTCCTTCCTTAGATAAACTTATGTTTGTATTTTAGGAGGTGAAGCAATGATTAAAACTCAAGTAGTTAAGCTAAAAGTTAATAAAACTATGCAAAAGCATCTTGATGCCTTGTGTGACTATCGCCGATACTGCTGGAATAAAGGACTTGAAACTTGGCAATTAATGTATGAAGCCCATAGCTTGAACAAGCAAGATAATCTAAGTCCCAATGAACGCAGAGTCCGTGATGAACTAGTTGCTAATAAAG
Protein-coding regions in this window:
- a CDS encoding energy-coupling factor transporter ATPase yields the protein MSIEFKNVDYVYAPGTPFQTQGLADISFKIEKGSFVAIAGHTGSGKSTLMQHFDGLLLPSKGEITVAGEQINANTSSKSLKAIRKKVGLVFQFPENQLFEETVLKDVMFGPLNFGFSEQKAKEQAVEWIKKVGLSEDMMDKSPFELSGGQMRRVAIAGVMAYEPEILCLDEPAAGLDPEGQKQMFEIFKDYQRAGHTVILISHNMDDISEYADDMLVLDHGHLIKHASPQEIFSDQEWVKKHYLDEPATSRLTRELQKGGFQFSEMPLTIESLVSKVVNELKKKGAN